The following are from one region of the Candidatus Fusobacterium pullicola genome:
- a CDS encoding family 1 glycosylhydrolase — MSNYKFPKNFLWGSASAAYQIEGAYNVDGKGMSNWDHFVRIPGKTFKGTTGD, encoded by the coding sequence ATGAGTAATTATAAATTTCCAAAAAATTTTTTATGGGGAAGTGCATCAGCAGCTTATCAAATAGAAGGGGCTTATAACGTTGATGGAAAAGGTATGTCTAACTGGGATCATTTTGTGAGAATACCAGGAAAAACTTTTAAGGGAACAACAGGTGAT